From Amphiprion ocellaris isolate individual 3 ecotype Okinawa chromosome 2, ASM2253959v1, whole genome shotgun sequence, a single genomic window includes:
- the LOC111582471 gene encoding G-protein coupled receptor 4-like, whose protein sequence is MCWYIQEGSAEASGRKSSALLLYDAQRHSNSSHQPLCELHHPGGPLGPPLWYQFPVCAVAPYGFIFYFGVKVFNLAVGAPCNVLVIWQIATKKSDSSTSDIFIFNLAILDAYFCLMTPIEMVNRLLLDNSRIWYFQRFAYGIKDVAPLFLVCISLDRYIAVVHPVLFAGIRDNKFRIGVSVVVWGLILAYGLTKCTLGAMSVNEVFSGVILFAFAVMVFCNISVIWVLRRSVVGKEEMHPVKKKAFKMVLIILAIIVANYLPPVALMPFASYYSFLVFRCQISISVFSIMDLSCSVEPLLYITKMERVDGRCCSLSLMSRCNQSSCH, encoded by the exons ATGTGCTGGTACATCCAGGAAGGTTCTGCAGAAG CTTCTGGAAGAAAATCATCAGCACTTCTTCTGTACGATGCTCAACGCCACTCTAATTCCAGCCACCAACCTCTATGTGAACTCCACCACCCTGGAGGCCCCCTTGGTCCTCCACTGTGGTACCAGTTCCCAGTGTGTGCTGTGGCTCCTTACGGCTTCATTTTCTACTTTGGGGTCAAAGTGTTCAACCTGGCCGTGGGGGCGCCCTGTAACGTCCTGGTCATCTGGCAGATCGCAACCAAGAAAAGTGACTCATCCACATCCGACATCTTCATCTTCAACCTGGCCATCCTAGACGCCTACTTCTGCCTGATGACGCCCATAGAAATGGTGAACCGACTGCTGCTGGACAACAGCCGCATCTGGTACTTTCAGAGATTTGCATATGGGATCAAGGACGTTGCACCACTTTTTCTG GTGTGTATCTCTCTGGACCGCTACATCGCCGTGGTCCATCCAGTGCTATTCGCTGGTATCCGTGACAACAAGTTCCGCATTGGCGTTTCTGTGGTGGTCTGGGGCCTCATCCTGGCTTACGGCCTAACAAAATGCACCCTGGGAGCCATGAGTGTCAACGAGGTCTTCAGCGGAGTCATCCTGTTTGCATTCGCGGTCATGGTCTTCTGCAACATCTCCGTCATCTGGGTTCTCCGCCGCTCTGTGGTGGGAAAAGAGGAGATGCACCCTGTGAAGAAGAAAGCCTTCAAGATGGTGCTGATCATCTTGGCCATCATCGTGGCCAACTACCTGCCTCCTGTGGCGCTCATGCCTTTCGCGTCCTACTACTCGTTCTTGGTCTTCCGCTGTCAGATCAGCATCAGCGTGTTCTCCATCATGGATCTGAGCTGCAGCGTCGAGCCGCTCCTCTACATCACAAAGATGGAGCGTGTGGACGGCAGGTGCTGCAGCTTGAGTTTGATGTCAAGGTGTAATCAGTCTTCCTGTCATTAA